Proteins encoded together in one Lathyrus oleraceus cultivar Zhongwan6 chromosome 5, CAAS_Psat_ZW6_1.0, whole genome shotgun sequence window:
- the LOC127082689 gene encoding agamous-like MADS-box protein AGL62, protein MDMANQNQKRKSTGRKKIEIKKLDKESNKQVTFSKRRQGLFKKASELCILCDVHASIIVFSGAHKLFCFGHPDTDAIIDSYVKESLDFERLKLEECCSIYKEYNKQYEEVLKILDMEKELLEVEKLARVSKRGAWWNEDIDEMCIDELQQFMVSIYEFRGKLFERDHQRMMEFAMLENF, encoded by the coding sequence ATGGATATGGCTAATCAAAATCAGAAAAGGAAAAGCACAGGTAGGAAAAAGATTGAGATCAAGAAACTTGACAAAGAGTCCAACAAACAAGTGACATTCTCAAAAAGAAGACAAGGTTTATTCAAAAAAGCAAGTGAACTTTGTATCCTATGTGATGTTCATGCATCCATCATTGTTTTTTCTGGTGCTCACAAGCTCTTTTGTTTCGGTCATCCCGACACCGACGCAATTATCGACAGTTATGTCAAGGAATCTCTCGATTTCGAGAGGTTAAAGTTAGAAGAATGTTGTTCGATTTACAAAGAGTATAATAAACAATATGAAGAAGTGTTGAAGATTTTGGACATGGAGAAGGAACTTTTGGAAGTCGAAAAGTTGGCTAGGGTTTCGAAAAGAGGGGCTTGGTGGAATGAAGATATTGATGAAATGTGTATCGATGAACTTCAACAATTTATGGTTTCTATTTATGAGTTTAGAGGTAAGCTTTTTGAAAGGGATCATCAACGTATGATGGAGTTTGCCATGTTGGAGAATTTTTAG